Below is a window of Pseudarthrobacter equi DNA.
GTGGCCTTGGCCGCCTACAAGCCGGACCATCCCATGTTTGCGCGCCAACTCCTGTCAATCCAGGCACAGACCCACACGCATTTCGTCTGTCTCATCTCGGTGGACGGCGACTACCAGCAGGTTGCGGATATGGTCCGGCAGATCTGTGGCGGGGATGACCGCTTCCAGGTTCTCGGATACAGCAGCCGGCTTGGGTTCCACCACAATTTCGAGCGGGCCCTCAAAGCCGTTCCGGAAGAGGCCCGCTGGGTTGCCCTCAGCGACCAGGACGACTACTGGTATCCCGGGAAACTGGAGGCGCTTCTCCCCCGCCTTGACGGTGCCGCCCTGGTTACAGGGCAGGCACGGGTGGTGTCGCCGGAAATCTCCGCAACCGACTCGGACCCCGCAAGGGGGAGGCTCACCGATAGGAGAAATGTCGGGGCTGCGGACCTCATCGCCACTAACCAGGTCACCGGATCCCTGTGCGTATTCCGGCGCGAATTGCTTGAGACAGCTATCCCCTTCCCGTCGCTGGCAGCGCCGTCCCAATATCACGACCACTGGCTTGCGCTGTGCGCCCTCGCCTCCGGAGGCATCAGCATCCTTGACGAGGTGTTGCAGGATTACATCCAGCACGGCGGCAACGTGGTGGGCGAATCGCGGCAAAGCCTGCCCACTTCCATACGGAACACGCTCCGTTTCGTGAAGCGGTACGAAGGAAGCACCTCACCGCGGAGTATCTGCAGCATCATCTATAAGACCGGGCTCGGATGGCGGACGCTCATGGCGAGGACTCTGTTGGCACGCTCCGCGCAGGCCGGCTCCTCCACGAACCCGGAATTGCAGGATGCCCTGAACTTGTATGCACGGCCCCGGGCCTGGCGCCTGTTCAGGTCCCTGAGGGACGGGGTGCGGCGCAAGAACGTCGCTCCCATCCGCGCTGCGGAGATTTACCTCGGCGTCGTGCTCCCATGGAACCGGCACAGCGGGATCAGCAATCCACGGTAACCCAGTGTCGCTCCCAGAGCACCGGCGGTAGAGACCTGAGGCGGCGCTCCGCCACGATCTCGCTCGGGATCGTCAAACATCCACGCACGCGGCCCTGGGACGCGCAGCAAA
It encodes the following:
- a CDS encoding glycosyltransferase is translated as MTSQGTPAPHPSGAGTYAGTFGAVALAAYKPDHPMFARQLLSIQAQTHTHFVCLISVDGDYQQVADMVRQICGGDDRFQVLGYSSRLGFHHNFERALKAVPEEARWVALSDQDDYWYPGKLEALLPRLDGAALVTGQARVVSPEISATDSDPARGRLTDRRNVGAADLIATNQVTGSLCVFRRELLETAIPFPSLAAPSQYHDHWLALCALASGGISILDEVLQDYIQHGGNVVGESRQSLPTSIRNTLRFVKRYEGSTSPRSICSIIYKTGLGWRTLMARTLLARSAQAGSSTNPELQDALNLYARPRAWRLFRSLRDGVRRKNVAPIRAAEIYLGVVLPWNRHSGISNPR